gggggggggggggggggggggagtgtttcCTATCCACACGCTTTCGCTAGTGCGGACAAGTTTGCTTTATTTGAAAAGTACGCACAAAACAAAACTCGCGGGGAGCTGCAAAACTTGCAGCAGGTCAGGGACTCGGCAGTAGGAAGCGATTCGGAAGGGGGAGGGCTTCCATCGCTTTTGAAAGTTTGCTACACCCGTTGTCTGCCACACCCAAGAGAGAAATAAATTTCCTTTTGGAAGACCGGACCCTCCCTGCGTCTCCCTCACCGTGCACCCGCAGCCTCCGAACTGGGTCCTGAGAGGACGGAACTCGGACCCCGAAAACGACCCGGCGCAGGTGGGACAAAGCGTCGAAAATTCGCCGATTTCCCTCCCTCGCCCGCAGTTGACAAGGCAGCGCGGGTCAAAGGCTCTTCTCGCCAGTGAGACGCGAATACAAAATTCAAGCTGGGGCGTCGCTGGTCTCCTGCCTCCACTCTGAATCGCCTCTGGGAGACATATCATCATTtcaatcctccccccccccccccagcacataCGGATACAGGGCCAAGCCTtgagactcccccccccccccccgaggaggAGGGCCCTACAGACACGATACAGAAGGCACCGTACGCTTTTGCCTTTACCTGTCatatcccttccccacccccctcccctttgaacgggaggaggaaggggaagggggagcgagggaggaaggggaagtggGGTAGGTTAACCTCTCGCTTGCTATCTTTCTCAAGGGCCGAACGAAACACAAAGACAGACTGAACACTTGACCACCTAACAGATGCAAACACTTCAAGGAGGAAATTAGAAATGAAATCTTGCCCCATATAAGCTGCGAGGTTCAACATCACAGGTCTGGAAAGCCTTCGTTTAGAGCCCTACTCACAACGAGAAAAAGACACAACAGCTGCCTCGTTCATATTGGTTTGCCCTGCTTCCTGCCAAAGTCAGCTAACTCTCTCGGAAACAGTCGCCCTGGTATCTGCTGACTCCTCTCTGACGGGCCTGGGCACGGTTGAGATGACGCCCTCGCCCCTCACTTTGCCCTTCTCTGCGAGCTCAGTCTTGGAGGGCTCCCGCGGAGGCAGGCCGACTTCAGCGCGGCTTCGTAGGGGCTTCTCCTCGCCGCACGCTCGGGCGCTCAAGTCTTTGGGTTCGGAGGGGCTGCTCCCGTCCTTGGAGCTCTCCGCCTCCTGGATGGCCGCCTCCGGCCCGGACTCTTTGGCCTCAGCGGGGTGCGGCGCCTCCTTCTTGAGGCCCCTGCCTTTGGGGCTGGCCTCCCGCGCCTTGGGCAGGGCGCTCTTGAGGCTTTTCTGTCCTCTGCCGGCGTCCACCTCGCCGCTCTCCTTCAGCGCCGAGCTGCCCACGGCCGGCGCGCTGGGCTCCTCCTCGAAGATCCGCGTGCTTTTCCGCTTCTTCAGGGGCGAGCTCTCCTCGCCGAGGTTGCGCTTTTTgatgggcagcacggttaccTCCTCGGGCTTGACGCACGATTCCTTGGCCACTTTCTTCTTGGCCCCGGCCCCCGACCCCGCCGCTGCGTTACCGGCGGCCCCTCCGGCCCCCGCGCCCGGTTTTCGACCCCGCTTCTTGGGCACAGCCTGGGGGTCGCCATCCGCCTTGCGCTTCCGGCCGGGCACCCCCTTACGCACTTTGGGAAGCGGCCCCGTGGAAGACGTGGCCCCTTCGGCCTTCTGCAGCAGGGGAGCGGAGAAGGGCAGTTTGACCAGGAGCTTGGCCGCGCTCTTGTCCGACAAGCGCTTCGGCGGCCCGCCTTTCCGCACCATCTTATCCTTGCCGCTCCCTTTGGGTCTGCCCCGCCCGCGGCCGCTACCCGGCGACTTGGGGGTCTTGGGCTTTTTGGGTGGCTTCTTCTCTCTCCTCGACGGGCTCCCTCGGCCTGTGACCGTGAAATCAAAGTCACTGGGATCCAACGTGGTGTCTCCGACCTTCTCGAAGTGCGCCAGGAGCTCCACTTTGGAACGGAACGCCTTCCCTTGCGGGCTGGAAAGCAAAGGGAGGCAAATCAAAAACGGAGGCAGCGTCCTTTCTAAAATACGTGGGCCCTGCAGGAGAAACCGAGCAGCTCACAACGCATCGACAGGAAGGGCACTGTACATCCATGTGTACTAGTCAGGCATTGTGCTCCAACCTTTAGGGAGTCCACTATATCACACCTCGCCATTGGCTCCCATAATCTCTTGCCCTAGTTTGGTCATACCAGAGCTGGCCCCCATTAGCCGGTCGGGGGGTATAAAGCCCACCACATGAGCAAGGGGTCTCCTTTCCCCCCGAAATCAAACCCAAAAGCTCCACTCCATGTCAGGAGCTGTGGAGGAGGAAGGAGAGTCCATTCCGaggtgttggtggggggggttatTGTGGTGCACACATACAAATCAATCGTTGTAACATTTCTCAACTAACCAGGGTACTGTACCTAGACCGATTGTGGGGGGTGGATACTGTACCTGGATTGGATTGAGGGGGAGTGGGTACTGTACCTGGATTGGATCAAGGGGTGGCGGGTACCGACCCTGCACCCTTTGgaagggtgtgtgtgggtgtgtcactGTGTTTGTgtcagtgtgtctgtgtgtgtcagtgtttgtCTGTATGACTATGTGTTTGCGTGTGCGATCCCAACAGCTACTTTCTCCTCCATGGGCAAATAAGGATCTTTGCTGCAATCAACTTGTGTTCAGACTAGTTGATTCTAAGACCCACTGAACTTGTTCCTCACATCACAGTAATCCCTTCACTCCTCTGAatggtgcgtgacctgctgtttctccaccATCTTTCTGcactgcactcgaccccagcatccatGGACTTCCTTGTCTCTCACACTGCTCCCTTCCCTGCTCCCTGGCACACCTGTTGGTTTAATTTCGGGAACAAAGTTTGCAAAATGAATGATGCGGTGAGAAAAGGGGCAGGGGAACTTATTGGGACTGGTGGGGGAATTCTGAAACCAAGGAGTCAGACATCTGATGGCACAGCCACCATACAAACTCACTGAGATGCAGAACATCACGAGGGATTTAGACAGAGTGACAAGGAAGAACCTCATTCACTAAACAGAATTCAAAGTTCAGGGGGAAAATTAAATAAGTGCAGTAAAGTTctcattatccggaattcaagcaaatggcaaaaaaaaaggctaccgaggaaataaataaataacgagattgaaatgaataaaaattcacataccacctgaagtaattccttactaaccacagagcactgatggcattctATACctgaggtgctctgtggttagttgagggattacttcaggtgatatgtgagtgtaataaaaaaggttgagaattttATAAAAATCAGGACAAGGGAGTCGAAAACTGGagagggggaaaggtttaaagaGGACCTCGGGGTCAACTTCTCCCACACAGAGGGTGGAAGGTCTGAGATGAGCTGCTAGAAGAAGTGGTGGGGCCTGGAACAATTATAATCTCTGAAGGAGAtttagacaggtacgtggatgtaGTGAAACACGGATGTCTGCAGGCACTGTAATtatggtaaaaacacacagtaaatgctggaggaactcagtcggtctcttagcatccacaggaggtaaagatatatcaccaacgtttcaggcctgagcccttccttgagGTAAAAGCAATAGGCAGGCAGCCATCCGAATGAAGATGGGGAGCGAAAAGGAGAAGAGACCAGATAAtgggacaaaaggtgttaattggatgtgacaaAAGAAAAGATGAGATCTTTTTGGCTCTGTTAGAGGAAACGAagggaaaaggggggagggggagagagagagagagagagagagagagagaacttgaggaaaggagatagagggacaaAGATAGGAGGGGAGGtgggttaacagaaaccagagaagttgatgttaatgccatccggttggagggtgcccagacggaagatgagatgctgttcctccaatttacgtgtGATCTCAGCCGAACAATGCACAAGTCCTCAGATAGACATGTTGGTGAGGGAACAGGACGGGGAAATGAAATGGGAAGCCACTGGGAGATACACaatattgcggcggacagagtcgaggtgctcaacgaagtgatctgaATTCAGGTAAATGGGACGAGCTAAGGTACATATTTATtgccatggatgagttgggccagagggcctgttttcatgctgtaaaacCCTTGCGACTCAGTGAGGGTACAGGCAGCAGGAGAACTGTATCATGAGGTAGGGAAGCAACAGTAGGAAGAAAACCTTTCCAAGAACATCCAGTGTCCAAAGGTTTCTGAGCTCATCAGGGTGACAGTGAGACGGTTGGTGCAAATCATCACAGCACAGAACACCCAATATCACTGGCATCTCCCTTTCCCCTACTGACAGTTTTCATCCTTCAAAAGGGCTCAAAGAATCACCAAGGATCCTTTCCATCTGGCAcatagcatctttgacccactcccatcaggaaaggggtacgggagcatcaaaatcaggacggccaggctgggaaatagcttcttcccacaggctgtgtgaCTGATGAACAGTGTCCTGCAACCGAGTAAATCATTCCTAACTCTGTGATTATTGTGCGCTATGTATTGTGTACATACCATGGTTTGGAGAAACGATATTTTGTCTGATTGTACATgagcagatgataataaactaattaatattacatttttactttaagttttatttacagcacagcaaTTCCGGCCACTGAAACCAGTGCCCCTCAGTTCCACCATTtttaaagagtgggaggaaaccggagcacccggggaaaacccatacaggtcACGGGGTGGCTGGGCTGCTGGCGCGGCAATAGTATTACACTAACCGGGCTGCCCTGATCGATGAGGTGTTCGCCCCAGAGACCCGTTTGCGAGAGCTTGCCGCATACAAACGGCCTTCACTGTCCCCAGGAGGGGACACTGGGTTTGGAGTGAACGACCAAAAACTAGAGGGCCTCAGTGGGCCGGGCAGCATGCAGGGAGGGAAGCGGTCAACGTTCAGTCAGGCACGATTTTCCAAGACCGAGGGCCCCAACCCAAAACTTTGACTGGCCTCCTCTTTCCCCGGACACTGGTCGACCCCTCAGGCTTCTCCCAGCCCAGTTTCCGAAGTTCGACTCACTTGATAATGTAGACATCGTACTTCCCCGCTGACCGCCCCGACTTCCTCTGCTTCAACTTTCGTGTCCAGCCCTCAGGAAGCGTGGGGTCGTCGTACAAGGGGCCTCGGTCCCGGATCAGGGAGCGCCGGGGCTTCGGCGTGGAAGGGGTGGCTGCAACGGCTCCTTCTTGCTCTGCTGTCTCGGCCTTGGTCCCGTCAGCGGGCTCGGGTACCGGGGCCTCTGTGGATGGAACCTCTCTATGCCTCTCCTCTTCCCGCTCATCTTTCTTCTTGTGTTTCTTCACTTTCACCAGCTTCTCCCTTTGCCCAGCCTGCTCGTGATCTTCAGATTTCTCTTCACtggaaaaaaaacagcaaaaCACATACACACCGTCGTTTTAACTTCTGACTTGCAAAACTGATCCCCAGTAGGTCAGGAAGAGGCCTGAGGTTTTCATGAAATCCGACGCAGAATTTCTCACAGCAAACCTCTGCCACAATGCTGGGCCCCTCACCTACTTCCCATGTCCCACAGTGGCCTCCTCTTCCCCATTTTCTGCCCCCTCACCCAAACTTGGTTATGACCTCGGCTGTCAAACCATGCCACAAAATGGGAGCAATTCTTTCTGAGCTGGAAGCGCATGTAGAGAACGTTGGAAATGCAAGGCAGCAACTCTGCAGTTCTAAACTGGTATTTATAAAGCATCTCTAATGCGGGAAGAAGTCCCAGGGCACTTCACAGGAATGCAACCAGTTCTAAACTGACACGCAGCCAAAGCAGCATCAGGACGCGTTGCCGATGAGCTGCATTCTGAAGGGTATTATTGGAGGATGTAAAGGAGTGGGGCATTTCACTGGCAGTGTCACATTAATAAATGCAGTTATTGACAAAACTGTTTCCAAGTTAGCAATCTGCCAAGTCTCACAACTGCCACCCCCATCCAAAAACAAGAAAATTTAGCCACATTCAGCGACATCCATTTTAAAGGACCTTTCAAACATCTAGTCATTATAAACAGGGAAAATTAAGAGTTATGGAGTTGAACAtcaggagaaagtttttttttactgagtGTGGAAGTTAATGAAgagggagatttaccaggatgttgcctggattgaaaataagtcttatcaaggttagcagaactggatTTTTCTCCTTGGtgggaagaaggatgagaggagacttaatagaggtccataAGATTCTGAGTGGACAATGCCCgtttcccagggcgggatcaacaagcatcagaggacatctgtacaaagtgaagggagggaaatttaggtttttttttacagagttgtgggggcctggaatgcattgccggggggtggcggtggaggctggaacatttacGAGACACAGACAGGCCCACGGATAGAAtaaaaatagaaagttatggggtagagagggtttGGTAAGAATATATAGGTGGACACAACGTTCagagctaaagggcctgtactgtgctgtagtgttctatgtgctgttatgttcaatattaaacagcatgttaacaggctctTCAGACGGACTCATCCAATGCTGACCTGAGCCAGTTCCATCTGTCCAcgtttggcccatattcaagattcctttattgtcaagtaatagtaCGGAACatgtaaaattaaacaaaattgccTTCAGCTTGccgcaaggcagacaaagagtcaccattagtgttgcccattACCCCTTACagtataagagaaagagaagcaggagagtcccttcagagacactgagtgtctttggattctcctccagtgttcccacagctgcacagactcctgtttgaacCAGCAGCaaccctgagctccagatctgaacctccgacatgatcaggaagccttcagcactcgTCCCCTTTAAGAGCCCTTCTTGAATgccagctccgatacctggtttccatgagccagtctccagcagcctgtgtgggtccctcaaccCCTTACTGGTCTGTTGGCGTGGTCACCGTCCCGAAGGGACGTCTCCTCtgctctccttctcaatgggggatcaggggtgtaaaggttaaaaccttgtgtttttgattctttttaaattttgtgactatccctttaagaaaaattatcattTTGTAGCGGGAGTAAATGGGCTAAATTGCCATAACATGTGGCCAGTCCAGGATGGCGCGgcctccccttcactgctgagAAGGAGCCTGCGCCTAGTGCCACGTGCAGGCTAAGGAGCCCTCCATTTCCGCTTAGTGGCCCACCGGCTGGAGAATGATACTGCGacgtgatgacgtcacttctggaagCCAGTGGGTACGTCACTGGAAGTGGGCAGGCCAGAGCGGTGAATTCAAATCAATAAAGTCattctttggttcaccctcatgCTGTGTggcgtctctttatttggtagggCTGGCACAGCAGTCACTATAGTTTGTAGTGTTtacatagttactatgacatcatatgttgtaatatctgggCGTACGGAGAGTTTGCATTTCATTTTTCGAAGAATTATAAAGGAGACGCaagctcgagatacttttctCTGAATTCAtctaattttgtttatttcttttatatctctttaaagttgaatatcattatacagtataaGCTTTGTTTACTCATCATGATGAAAATTTCAAtgcagttatgcaaaatgtttattagttgtatcaatgaattaaagctactacaatgaagtttgatttattggattattaagagtaattcagaatatcgccCTCATGTTTCCGAGAAGATGACAcgctttgaaattgggaaatatttgaACTTATAAGGTGTCATctatatttttattcaaataaaaGTATGGTTGTgaactttcttttatttttatttaattttttatttttcacactatatatcacattattcaagatatacacatttctcctttcaaatatatacagtgtcgttttctcccccctccctcctcccctccccccccaccacccctccatccattcaaaactctgagtctaagatacatcaaacccatcaaacaatgttgtcactcaacattaacaaacaaaaacttccactgagtcaattctttccattctcttttccttttgtcattttaggtgatagatgtcccggtaggttttctctattatattccatgtacggctcccatatttgttcaaataatgttatattatttcttaaactatatgttattttttctaatggaatacatttattcatttctatataccattgctgtattttcaaattatcttctaatttccagtttgacataatacatttttttgctacagctagggctatcttaacaaatcttttttgtacaccctccaaatcaagtccaaattctttattttttatgttacttaggaggaagatctctgggttttttggtatattgctttctgtaattttatttaatatctggtttagattttcccaaaattttttcaccttttcacaagtccagattgcatgaattgttgttcctatttcttttttacaatgaaaacatctgtcagataatgttggatcccatttatttaacttttgaggagtgatatataacctatgtatccaattatattgtgtcatacgtaatctcgtatttatgtatttctcatagttcctaaacataacctctcccatgtttccttttttatctttatgtttagatcttgttcccacttttgtttagttttatcatttatttcctcattctccttttcttgtaatttgataaacatgtttgttataaattttttaattatcattgtgtctgtaatcagatattcaaaattgcttccttctggtaacttcagactacttcccaatttatcctttaaataggatttcaattggtaatatgccagcactgtatcgtgagttatattatatttatccttcatttgttcaaaggataataatttattccccgaaaaacaattttctattcttttaatcccttttttctcccattctctaaaagacaggttatctaccgtaaaagggattagctgattttgcgtcagtattagttttgatcattgttagtttgttttatttctttctacatgaatcttcttccaagtattaagcaaatggtgcaatactggagaattcctatgttttaccaatttttcatcccatttatataatatatgttcaggtatcttctcccctattttgtctagctctaatctagtccaatctggcttttcttttgtttggtaaaaatctgatagatatcttaattgtgcggctctataataatttttaaaatttggcagttgtaagcctccttgtctataccattctgttaatttatctagtgctatcctcggtttcccccctttccataaaaatttccttattattttctttaactccttaaagaatttttctgtcaagtgtattggcagtgcctgaagtggtattgtatccttggaaaaatgttcattttaatacagtttatccttcctattagtgttaatggtaagtctttccaatgctctaaatcttcctgtatttttttcattagtggataataattaagtttatatagatggctgaggtttttatttatttgtatacctaggtatcgtattgtttgcatttgccatctaaacggtgattctttcttgaattttgagaaatccgcattattcattggcattgcttcacttttatttgcattaatcttgtatcccgacacttctccatactccttcaatttattatgtaattcttttattgatgtttctggttccgttaggtatactataacatcatctgcgaataaactgattttgtattccttgccttttatttttatcccttttattttattttctgttcttatcagttctgcaagtggttctttagctaacgcgaacaataagggcgatagtgggcatccctgtcttgttgatctgcttaagttaaaatgttttgatacatatccatttactgtcactcttgccaatggccccttatataatgctttaatccaattaatatatttctctggtaaactaaatttttgtagtaccttgaataaataattccattctactctgtcgaaggccttctctacgtctaaagcaaccgctactgttagagttttatttccttctactgcatgaattaagttaataaacttacaaatattatctgttcgtcttttttttatgaatccaggttggtctagacttactatttttggtacataatcagctaatctgtttgctaataatttagctattatcttgtaatctgtgttaagtagagatattggtcgatatgatgctggtgcaagtggatctttccctgcctttggtattactgtaattattgctgttttgcacgaatctggtaagctttgtgttttatcaatctggttgattacttccaggaggggaggaattaataaatctttaaatgttttatagaattctattgggagaccatcctctcctggtgttttattattcggcagattttttattgtctcttgtatttctactatttcaaatggttctattaatttattttgttcctctctttgtaatttcggtagttcaattttagttaagaattcatctattttgccttctttcccttcgttttcagtttggtataattgttcgtagaattctctgaaattttcattaatttccattggattatatgtgatctgtttgtcttttttccttgatgccaataccattcttttagtttgttctaagctgccacgctagaagtttgtgcgttttttctcctagttcgtaatatttctgctttgtcttcattatatttttctccaccttatatgtttgaaaggtttcatattttatttttttatctaccaattcccttcttttagtagtgtcttccttccttgctaattctttctctatatctgctatttccttttccaactgttctacttcctgattgtaatccttcttcatcttagttacgtaatttattatttgccctctgatgaatgctttcattgcgtcccataatataaacttatccttcactgattccgtatttatttcaaaatacattttaatttgtctttctatgaattctctaaaatcctgtcttttaagtagcatggggtttaatctccatctatacatttttggagggatatccCCTAACTctcttgtcaatatcaagggtgaatggtccgataatattctagctttatattctgttttcctaactctattttgtatacaagctgataacaggaataaatctattcttgaatatgttttatgtctatccgaataatatgaatattccttttcctttgggtgttgtttcctccatatatccaaaagttgcatttcttgcatcgatttaattataaatttggttactttattctttctgttaatttttttcccggttttatctatgtttgaatccaaattgagattgaaatcccctcctattaatatattcccttgcgtatctgctatcttcagaaaaatatcctgcataaatttttgatcttcttcattaggcgaatatatattaagtaaattccaaaactccgaatatatctgacattttatcattacatatcttcctgctggatctattatttcctcttctattttaattggtacatttttactgattaatatcgccactcctctagcttttgagttatatgacgctgccgttacatgtcctatccaatctctctttaatttcttgtgctccacttcagttaagtgtgtttcttgcacaaatgcaatatcaattttttcttttttcagtaaatttagcagtttcttccttttgatttggttatgtattccattaatatttaaagtcatatagtttaatgtagccattttatactttgtttatctttcccttctgttttctcatcatcacctttccttctcatccttttctgctttctttctttgaacagtttataagacaacatttttaacacatcaaacattccccttattctcctacctaatatttctttagccccattgtcccctccccttcctgagttgcccattatcccttgtcgggcaaccacttctcccctctccatttggatttgcgaattcactcgcaagcgtcaactgattttgcagtgaccgttacttctccctacccagcccccccagaaaagatttcaatttttatatacaacaaaggtcactctctaaattccctctttactc
This genomic window from Narcine bancroftii isolate sNarBan1 chromosome 3, sNarBan1.hap1, whole genome shotgun sequence contains:
- the mecp2 gene encoding methyl-CpG-binding protein 2 isoform X2, encoding MGIRGGSDPYGMQRGKRRCVLCQNPFEEKSEDHEQAGQREKLVKVKKHKKKDEREEERHREVPSTEAPVPEPADGTKAETAEQEGAVAATPSTPKPRRSLIRDRGPLYDDPTLPEGWTRKLKQRKSGRSAGKYDVYIINPQGKAFRSKVELLAHFEKVGDTTLDPSDFDFTVTGRGSPSRREKKPPKKPKTPKSPGSGRGRGRPKGSGKDKMVRKGGPPKRLSDKSAAKLLVKLPFSAPLLQKAEGATSSTGPLPKVRKGVPGRKRKADGDPQAVPKKRGRKPGAGAGGAAGNAAAGSGAGAKKKVAKESCVKPEEVTVLPIKKRNLGEESSPLKKRKSTRIFEEEPSAPAVGSSALKESGEVDAGRGQKSLKSALPKAREASPKGRGLKKEAPHPAEAKESGPEAAIQEAESSKDGSSPSEPKDLSARACGEEKPLRSRAEVGLPPREPSKTELAEKGKVRGEGVISTVPRPVREESADTRATVSERVS
- the mecp2 gene encoding methyl-CpG-binding protein 2 isoform X1 translates to MAAAPSGGERLLPATEKDMSEAPNAVNDPDRSTGEVLLHLAPNSGEGKRCNEEKSEDHEQAGQREKLVKVKKHKKKDEREEERHREVPSTEAPVPEPADGTKAETAEQEGAVAATPSTPKPRRSLIRDRGPLYDDPTLPEGWTRKLKQRKSGRSAGKYDVYIINPQGKAFRSKVELLAHFEKVGDTTLDPSDFDFTVTGRGSPSRREKKPPKKPKTPKSPGSGRGRGRPKGSGKDKMVRKGGPPKRLSDKSAAKLLVKLPFSAPLLQKAEGATSSTGPLPKVRKGVPGRKRKADGDPQAVPKKRGRKPGAGAGGAAGNAAAGSGAGAKKKVAKESCVKPEEVTVLPIKKRNLGEESSPLKKRKSTRIFEEEPSAPAVGSSALKESGEVDAGRGQKSLKSALPKAREASPKGRGLKKEAPHPAEAKESGPEAAIQEAESSKDGSSPSEPKDLSARACGEEKPLRSRAEVGLPPREPSKTELAEKGKVRGEGVISTVPRPVREESADTRATVSERVS
- the mecp2 gene encoding methyl-CpG-binding protein 2 isoform X3, which produces MAAAPSGGERLEEKSEDHEQAGQREKLVKVKKHKKKDEREEERHREVPSTEAPVPEPADGTKAETAEQEGAVAATPSTPKPRRSLIRDRGPLYDDPTLPEGWTRKLKQRKSGRSAGKYDVYIINPQGKAFRSKVELLAHFEKVGDTTLDPSDFDFTVTGRGSPSRREKKPPKKPKTPKSPGSGRGRGRPKGSGKDKMVRKGGPPKRLSDKSAAKLLVKLPFSAPLLQKAEGATSSTGPLPKVRKGVPGRKRKADGDPQAVPKKRGRKPGAGAGGAAGNAAAGSGAGAKKKVAKESCVKPEEVTVLPIKKRNLGEESSPLKKRKSTRIFEEEPSAPAVGSSALKESGEVDAGRGQKSLKSALPKAREASPKGRGLKKEAPHPAEAKESGPEAAIQEAESSKDGSSPSEPKDLSARACGEEKPLRSRAEVGLPPREPSKTELAEKGKVRGEGVISTVPRPVREESADTRATVSERVS